The following are encoded together in the Paludisphaera mucosa genome:
- a CDS encoding DUF1559 family PulG-like putative transporter: MIRFRRVRAGFTLIELLVVIAIIAVLISLLLPAVQAAREAARRAQCVNNLKQIGIAFHNFHDVNNNVPYSLRPSGLTTAPRVAAILTMLNYMEQTQIFNALNIGITWGDPSNATAVKTRINTLVCPSSPADASRLDGIPEVQPYSPTWSATVAAITDYSPIVGIDARLGGPPYNVFPAGATPPESLIVKNKKTRLADATDGLSNTIVFVESAGRPFAYRRGGKVFGSVPDHRVNAGGWARPASDVSLNGSTADGSVFPGPVVINAANGEDVFGQPFPHPYYVSEGTGGLFSFHTGGINVLLGDGSVRYIKDSVSLQTIAALVTRAGGEIVSADQY; the protein is encoded by the coding sequence ATGATTCGTTTCCGTCGCGTTCGGGCGGGCTTCACGCTGATCGAATTGCTGGTCGTCATCGCCATCATCGCCGTGTTGATCTCGCTCCTGCTGCCGGCCGTCCAGGCCGCCCGCGAGGCCGCCCGCCGCGCCCAGTGCGTCAACAACCTCAAGCAGATCGGCATCGCGTTCCACAACTTCCACGACGTCAACAACAACGTCCCCTACAGCCTGCGTCCGTCGGGCCTGACGACCGCGCCGCGGGTGGCGGCGATCCTGACCATGCTCAACTACATGGAGCAGACCCAGATCTTCAACGCCCTGAACATCGGCATCACCTGGGGCGACCCGTCCAACGCGACGGCCGTCAAGACGCGGATCAACACGCTGGTCTGCCCGTCGAGCCCGGCCGACGCGAGCCGGCTGGACGGCATCCCCGAGGTGCAGCCCTACTCGCCGACCTGGTCCGCCACGGTCGCCGCCATCACCGACTACTCGCCGATCGTCGGCATCGACGCCCGCCTGGGCGGCCCCCCGTACAACGTCTTCCCGGCCGGCGCCACCCCGCCCGAGTCGCTGATCGTCAAGAACAAGAAGACCCGCCTGGCCGACGCCACCGACGGGCTCTCGAACACGATCGTCTTCGTCGAGTCGGCCGGCCGGCCGTTCGCCTATCGCCGGGGCGGCAAGGTCTTCGGCTCGGTCCCCGACCACCGCGTCAACGCCGGCGGCTGGGCCCGTCCCGCCAGCGACGTCAGCCTCAACGGCTCGACGGCCGACGGCTCGGTCTTCCCCGGCCCGGTGGTCATCAACGCCGCCAACGGCGAGGACGTCTTCGGCCAGCCGTTCCCCCACCCGTACTACGTCAGCGAGGGGACCGGCGGCCTCTTCTCGTTCCACACCGGCGGGATCAACGTCCTGCTCGGCGACGGCTCGGTGCGGTACATCAAGGACAGCGTCTCGCTGCAGACGATCGCCGCCCTGGTGACCCGCGCCGGCGGCGAAATCGTCTCCGCCGACCAGTATTGA
- a CDS encoding ketopantoate reductase family protein, with product MRILVVGAGGIGGYFGGRLVEAGRDVTFLVRPGRAAKMAATGLAIRSPAGDADLPASSAVTAEGLATRGPFDLVIVTCKAYDLAAAVEDFAPAVGPRTVVLPLLNGLQHLDALDARFGAGAVFGGLCLISSRRDEHDRIVHLSDVHRLTFGARSPGQADVVREVARAFEGARFEAVASDDVTLAMWEKWVFLATLAGVTCLMRAAVGDVVRAGGTDLVTTMLEEARAIAEANGFAPRAPFLQMSRSRLVDPDSTLTASMLDDLERGGPTEADHILGDLLRRGEPGRGATPSPLRTALLAIRAQENRARR from the coding sequence GTGCGAATCCTGGTCGTCGGCGCCGGCGGGATCGGCGGGTATTTCGGGGGCCGGCTGGTCGAAGCGGGCCGCGACGTCACGTTCCTCGTCCGCCCCGGTCGGGCGGCGAAGATGGCGGCGACGGGCCTGGCGATCCGCAGCCCCGCGGGCGACGCGGACCTGCCGGCGTCCTCCGCGGTCACGGCCGAGGGCCTGGCGACGCGCGGGCCGTTCGACCTCGTGATCGTGACGTGCAAGGCGTACGACCTCGCCGCCGCCGTCGAGGACTTCGCCCCCGCGGTCGGGCCGAGGACCGTCGTGCTGCCGCTGCTCAACGGTTTGCAGCACCTCGACGCGCTCGACGCCCGTTTCGGCGCGGGCGCGGTGTTTGGCGGCCTCTGCTTGATCTCGTCGCGACGCGACGAGCACGACCGGATCGTGCACCTCAGCGACGTCCACCGCCTGACCTTCGGCGCGCGCTCGCCGGGCCAGGCCGACGTCGTCCGCGAGGTCGCCCGGGCGTTCGAAGGGGCCCGGTTCGAGGCCGTCGCCAGCGACGACGTGACGCTCGCCATGTGGGAGAAGTGGGTCTTCCTCGCCACCCTCGCCGGCGTCACCTGCCTGATGCGCGCGGCCGTCGGCGACGTGGTCCGCGCCGGCGGGACGGACCTCGTCACGACCATGCTGGAAGAGGCCCGCGCGATCGCCGAGGCCAACGGCTTCGCCCCCCGGGCGCCCTTCCTCCAGATGTCGCGCTCGCGGCTCGTCGACCCGGATTCGACGCTCACCGCCTCCATGCTCGACGACCTGGAACGCGGCGGCCCGACCGAGGCCGATCACATCCTCGGCGACCTGCTCCGCCGCGGCGAGCCCGGCCGCGGCGCGACCCCTTCGCCGCTCCGGACGGCCCTGCTCGCGATCCGGGCCCAGGAGAACCGCGCCCGCCGCTGA
- a CDS encoding sulfatase family protein produces MTGLSVLAIVAGLVLASDAPEADVRPNIVVVYADDMGYTDLGCYGGDLAKTPNLDRMAREGVRLTRYYSASPICSPSRCGLLTGQFPARWRITSYLQTRAGNRACGQADFLDPAAPSLPRTLKSAGYATAHVGKWHLGGGRDVVDPPKFAAYGYDVGLGTWESPEPHPDITATDWIWSDRDPVKRWDRTRWMVDRTLDFLKGHADRPCFVNLWLDDPHTPWVPSAEDQAAGKEGRTVGKASTPGRLRGVLEEVDRQVGRLLDAVRAGGSARPTLVLFLSDNGPLPTLDRRRSGVFRGSKLSLYEGGVRLPFLAWGPGLVPSGVTNTATVLSAVDLFPTLCALAGAPLRPGYESDGENLLSVLRGERPRRAKPLFWEYGRNPSSFDYPPGDDRSPNVAILDGDWKLLVNADGTGAELYDLALDPEERHDRAAAEPALARRLADQALAWRRAMP; encoded by the coding sequence ATGACGGGCTTGAGCGTGCTGGCGATCGTCGCGGGGCTGGTGCTGGCGTCGGACGCGCCTGAGGCGGACGTCCGGCCCAACATCGTGGTCGTATACGCGGACGACATGGGGTACACCGACCTGGGCTGCTACGGCGGCGACCTGGCGAAGACGCCGAACCTCGACCGCATGGCCCGCGAGGGGGTCCGGCTCACGCGGTACTACTCGGCCTCGCCGATCTGCTCGCCCTCGCGGTGCGGGCTGCTGACCGGTCAGTTCCCGGCGCGCTGGCGGATCACCAGCTACCTCCAGACCCGGGCGGGCAACCGCGCGTGCGGGCAGGCCGATTTCCTGGACCCGGCCGCGCCCAGCCTGCCGCGGACGCTGAAGTCGGCGGGCTACGCGACGGCTCACGTCGGCAAGTGGCATCTCGGCGGCGGCCGCGACGTGGTCGACCCGCCCAAGTTCGCCGCCTACGGCTATGACGTCGGCCTGGGCACCTGGGAGAGCCCCGAGCCCCATCCCGACATCACGGCGACCGACTGGATCTGGTCGGACCGCGACCCGGTCAAGCGATGGGACCGCACGCGATGGATGGTCGACCGGACGCTCGACTTCCTGAAAGGCCACGCCGACCGGCCCTGTTTCGTGAACCTGTGGCTCGACGACCCGCACACCCCCTGGGTCCCCTCGGCCGAGGACCAGGCGGCCGGCAAGGAGGGCCGGACCGTCGGCAAGGCGTCGACGCCCGGGCGGCTCCGCGGCGTGCTGGAGGAGGTCGACCGCCAGGTCGGTCGGCTGCTGGACGCGGTCCGCGCGGGGGGCTCGGCCCGGCCCACGCTCGTGCTGTTCCTCTCCGACAACGGCCCCCTGCCCACGCTCGACCGCCGCCGATCGGGCGTCTTCCGCGGCAGCAAGCTGAGCCTCTACGAGGGGGGCGTGCGGCTGCCGTTCCTCGCCTGGGGGCCGGGCCTGGTCCCCTCGGGCGTGACGAACACGGCGACCGTCCTCTCGGCCGTCGACCTCTTCCCGACGCTCTGCGCCCTCGCCGGCGCCCCCCTGCGCCCGGGTTACGAATCCGACGGCGAGAACCTGCTGTCCGTCCTCCGCGGCGAGCGTCCCCGACGCGCGAAGCCCCTCTTCTGGGAGTACGGCCGCAACCCGTCCTCGTTCGACTACCCCCCGGGCGACGACCGCTCGCCGAACGTGGCGATCCTGGACGGCGACTGGAAACTGCTGGTGAACGCCGACGGCACCGGAGCCGAGCTGTACGACCTCGCCCTCGACCCCGAAGAACGCCACGACCGCGCCGCGGCCGAGCCCGCCCTGGCCCGCCGCCTCGCCGACCAGGCGCTCGCCTGGCGGCGCGCGATGCCGTGA
- a CDS encoding DUF1559 domain-containing protein, which produces MRRHVSRGFTLIELLVVIAIIAVLIALLLPAVQSAREAARRAQCINNLKQIGLGLHNYHSALNSFPMTATIAYQEIGSAQTADWGTWGANAMLLPYLEQRPLYDAANFCWTTWQGTGAVHNSTVFLSKVAAFMCPSDGLTGVENTNNYFGSVGTTAGFYPNQQSTGIFASKANYGIQHVTDGSSNTIAYSEALVSGPIYSPRQAKWRDGPSNTGGAGVAYSLLDAPSTPANIVALKADWQICNDWFRTQRSMGQRGFRWNLGALGESMFQTLVPPNSNDYPWNSCRMDCGPDCGALHSGYYNATSNHPGGVNACMADGSVKFIKSSVAMPVWWALGTKAGGEVVGSDSY; this is translated from the coding sequence ATGCGACGGCATGTCTCCCGAGGATTCACGCTGATCGAGCTGCTCGTGGTCATTGCGATCATCGCCGTGCTGATCGCGCTCTTGCTGCCGGCCGTGCAGTCGGCGCGCGAGGCGGCGCGGCGGGCGCAGTGCATCAACAACCTGAAGCAGATCGGGCTGGGGCTGCACAACTATCACAGCGCCCTCAACTCGTTCCCCATGACGGCGACGATCGCCTACCAGGAGATCGGCTCCGCCCAGACGGCCGACTGGGGCACCTGGGGGGCCAATGCCATGCTCCTCCCCTACCTGGAGCAGCGGCCTCTCTACGACGCGGCCAACTTCTGCTGGACGACCTGGCAGGGGACCGGCGCAGTGCACAATTCGACCGTCTTCCTCTCGAAGGTGGCCGCGTTCATGTGCCCCTCCGACGGCCTGACCGGGGTCGAGAACACCAACAATTACTTCGGCTCCGTGGGCACGACCGCGGGGTTCTACCCGAACCAGCAGTCGACGGGGATCTTCGCCAGCAAGGCGAACTACGGCATCCAGCACGTCACCGACGGCTCGTCGAACACCATCGCCTACTCCGAGGCCCTCGTCTCCGGCCCCATCTACAGCCCGAGGCAGGCGAAGTGGCGCGACGGCCCCTCCAACACCGGCGGGGCCGGCGTCGCCTACTCGCTGCTCGACGCCCCCTCCACCCCCGCCAACATCGTCGCGCTGAAGGCGGATTGGCAGATCTGCAACGACTGGTTCCGGACCCAGCGGAGCATGGGCCAGCGTGGGTTCCGCTGGAACCTCGGCGCCCTCGGCGAGAGCATGTTCCAGACGCTGGTCCCGCCGAACTCGAACGACTACCCCTGGAACTCGTGCCGGATGGACTGCGGGCCCGACTGCGGGGCGCTCCACAGCGGCTATTACAACGCCACCAGCAACCATCCCGGCGGCGTCAACGCCTGCATGGCCGACGGCAGCGTGAAGTTCATCAAGAGCTCGGTCGCGATGCCCGTCTGGTGGGCGCTCGGCACCAAGGCCGGCGGCGAGGTCGTCGGCTCCGACTCCTACTGA
- a CDS encoding sigma-54-dependent Fis family transcriptional regulator: MNDIGPLLLTIWRVVSRHRTLTESLEETVPLLADHLSLEVAAIRSVDRAGGCLETVAFKRIGESDGRADARTPVAAEILARLGHWCERDEILVEDLRAFSARFPGLAPVGLEGAILAAPLNPEEGAPAILLLAPRPPHRFAPEHVELVRALVDPLTVAVENDHRLRELVKLREAAEAENRTLRSKLDREDVADSIIGAGTGLREVMEQIELVSTSDAPVLILGETGSGKEVVARAIHTRSRRASGPFLRVNCGAIPSELVDSELFGHEKGSFTGAVGERKGWFERADGGTLFLDECGELPPAAQVRLLRILQDGCFERVGGEKPRRVDVRIVAATHRDLHAMVHDGRFRQDLWYRLAVFPVHLPPLRDRLADVPAMAAHFAHRAAKRLGFHHLSPTADDIGLLVQYPWPGNVRELAAVIERAAILGNGAGLDVVRALGVPAGLRPQTASPTRAASSAALDPLPTLDQAAARHIEQALIRTGGRIEGSRGAAAILDVNPHTLRSRMRKLGVDWERYRQDAMPQPFVAARVSASPTQP; the protein is encoded by the coding sequence ATGAACGACATTGGCCCTCTCTTATTGACCATCTGGCGGGTCGTCTCGCGGCACCGGACGCTGACGGAATCTCTGGAGGAGACGGTGCCGCTGCTGGCGGATCACCTCTCCCTGGAAGTCGCCGCGATCCGGTCGGTGGATCGGGCCGGGGGATGCCTGGAGACGGTGGCGTTCAAGCGAATCGGCGAGAGCGACGGCCGGGCCGACGCCAGGACGCCGGTCGCGGCCGAAATCCTGGCGAGGCTTGGGCATTGGTGCGAGCGGGACGAGATTCTGGTCGAGGACCTTCGCGCGTTCTCCGCCCGATTCCCGGGGCTGGCCCCGGTCGGGCTAGAGGGGGCGATCCTGGCGGCCCCCCTGAACCCGGAGGAGGGGGCCCCGGCGATCTTGCTGCTGGCACCGCGCCCGCCGCACCGCTTCGCCCCCGAGCACGTCGAGCTGGTGCGGGCCCTGGTCGATCCCCTGACGGTCGCGGTGGAGAACGACCACCGACTCCGCGAGCTGGTCAAGCTGAGGGAAGCGGCCGAGGCCGAGAACCGCACCTTGCGCTCGAAGCTCGATCGCGAGGACGTCGCCGATTCGATCATCGGGGCAGGCACCGGCCTGCGCGAGGTCATGGAGCAGATCGAGCTGGTCTCGACGTCCGACGCCCCGGTCCTCATCCTGGGCGAGACCGGCTCGGGCAAGGAGGTCGTCGCGCGGGCGATCCACACCCGCTCGCGACGGGCCTCCGGCCCATTCCTCCGCGTGAACTGCGGCGCGATCCCGTCAGAGCTGGTCGACTCCGAGCTGTTCGGGCACGAGAAGGGGTCGTTCACCGGGGCGGTCGGTGAGCGCAAGGGCTGGTTCGAGCGGGCCGACGGCGGCACGCTCTTCCTCGACGAGTGCGGCGAACTCCCCCCGGCCGCGCAGGTGCGGTTGCTCCGAATCCTGCAAGACGGCTGCTTCGAACGGGTCGGCGGCGAGAAGCCCCGGCGGGTGGACGTGCGGATCGTGGCCGCGACCCACCGCGACCTCCACGCGATGGTCCACGACGGTCGCTTCCGCCAGGACCTCTGGTATCGCCTGGCCGTCTTCCCGGTCCACCTCCCCCCCTTGCGCGATCGGTTGGCCGACGTGCCGGCCATGGCCGCTCACTTCGCCCATCGCGCGGCGAAGCGGCTGGGCTTCCACCACCTCTCGCCCACGGCCGACGACATCGGCCTGCTCGTCCAGTACCCCTGGCCGGGCAACGTCCGCGAGCTGGCGGCGGTCATCGAACGCGCCGCCATCCTGGGCAACGGGGCGGGACTGGACGTCGTCCGGGCACTCGGCGTCCCGGCCGGCTTGCGACCGCAGACGGCCTCCCCGACGAGGGCCGCTTCGTCCGCCGCCCTGGATCCGTTGCCCACCCTCGATCAGGCCGCCGCCCGCCACATCGAGCAGGCCCTCATCCGCACCGGCGGGCGAATCGAAGGCTCCCGCGGCGCCGCCGCCATCCTCGACGTCAACCCGCACACCCTCCGGTCCCGCATGCGCAAGCTCGGTGTCGATTGGGAGCGCTACCGACAGGATGCGATGCCGCAGCCGTTCGTCGCGGCCAGGGTTTCCGCATCCCCGACCCAGCCCTGA
- a CDS encoding TOBE-like domain-containing protein: MSAATSQGTGLDRARLSPGADLSYHRGAWLSPRREAAARPGSEEKAVAIEVRGLSKKYGSFQAVSDVSFEVQAGQLVALLGPSGSGKSTILRTIAGLEAADSGSVLLTGEDATELPVQQRGVGFVFQHYALFRHMTVRDNIGFGLKIRGVSKPEIRRRVDELLDLIQLGGYAGRYPSQLSGGQRQRIALARALAPRPKVLLLDEPFGALDAKVRDELRTWLRRLHDEVHVTSLFVTHDQREAFEVSDQIVVLADGKVQQIGPPQVLYEKPANPFVAGFLGAVNVLPLASLKAGAIGRGPETWLDRPPAEHAEAYVRPHDLDVYSERDGKPYWPATIERITPLGGVVRLDLRIAPDHPLQIELPRNRSHGVGFAAGDEVYVSPRHLNVYDRAQGSFQPVDVHRALGLALQDGAGI; encoded by the coding sequence GTGAGCGCCGCGACGTCGCAGGGGACGGGGCTGGATCGCGCGAGATTGTCGCCGGGGGCCGACCTTTCGTACCATCGGGGGGCGTGGCTCTCGCCGCGGCGCGAGGCCGCGGCGAGGCCGGGGAGCGAGGAGAAGGCCGTGGCGATCGAGGTCCGGGGGCTGTCCAAGAAATACGGCTCGTTCCAGGCGGTGAGCGACGTCTCGTTCGAGGTCCAGGCGGGCCAGCTCGTGGCCTTGCTGGGCCCCTCGGGGTCGGGCAAGAGCACGATCCTGCGGACGATCGCCGGCCTGGAGGCCGCCGACTCCGGCAGCGTCCTGCTGACCGGCGAGGACGCGACCGAGCTGCCCGTCCAGCAGCGCGGGGTCGGCTTCGTGTTCCAGCACTACGCCCTCTTCCGGCACATGACCGTCCGCGACAACATCGGCTTCGGCCTGAAGATCCGCGGCGTGTCGAAGCCCGAGATCCGCCGCCGCGTCGACGAGCTGCTCGACCTGATCCAGCTCGGCGGCTACGCCGGCCGCTACCCCTCGCAGCTCTCCGGCGGCCAGCGCCAGCGCATCGCCCTGGCCCGCGCCCTGGCCCCCCGGCCCAAGGTCCTGCTCCTCGACGAGCCCTTCGGCGCGCTCGACGCCAAGGTCCGCGACGAGCTGCGGACCTGGCTGCGGCGGCTCCACGACGAGGTCCACGTCACCAGCCTCTTCGTCACCCACGACCAGCGCGAGGCCTTCGAGGTCTCGGACCAGATCGTGGTCCTGGCCGACGGCAAGGTCCAGCAGATCGGCCCCCCCCAGGTCCTCTACGAGAAGCCCGCCAACCCCTTCGTCGCCGGCTTCCTCGGCGCCGTCAACGTCCTGCCGCTGGCGTCCTTGAAGGCCGGCGCCATCGGCCGCGGCCCCGAGACCTGGCTCGACCGGCCCCCCGCCGAGCACGCCGAGGCCTACGTCCGCCCCCACGACCTCGACGTCTACTCCGAGCGCGACGGCAAGCCCTACTGGCCGGCCACGATCGAGCGCATCACCCCCCTCGGGGGCGTCGTCCGCCTCGACCTCCGCATCGCCCCCGACCACCCCCTCCAGATCGAGCTGCCCCGCAACCGCTCGCACGGCGTCGGCTTCGCCGCCGGCGACGAGGTCTACGTCTCCCCCCGGCACCTCAACGTCTACGACCGCGCCCAGGGCTCCTTCCAGCCCGTCGACGTCCACCGCGCCCTCGGACTCGCGCTCCAGGACGGCGCCGGGATCTGA
- a CDS encoding sulfate ABC transporter permease, with the protein MTRPDPDAAPDLERTSMPRAADLPAQGRETASSWGRRLLIGAVLLWFAALILIPGGALVRQALAGGWKPLVAALGEPAVRRAFAMSLGITLVATVVNTIFGIAMALVLVRQRFFGRALVDGMVDMPFAVSPIVAGLMLIVLYGPDTAVGGWLESRGFPVIYALPGMILATMFVTVPFVVRELVPILRELGDEYEQAAHTLGAGRWRTFWSVTLPSIRWGVAYGVTLTVARCLGEFGAVLVVSGNVIGHTQTATLYIAEGIDSFHAEGAYAASLVLAAASFVLLVGMDLVRVRLEGAKEVEP; encoded by the coding sequence ATGACGCGGCCTGACCCCGACGCGGCGCCGGACCTCGAACGGACCTCCATGCCCCGGGCGGCCGACCTGCCCGCCCAAGGCCGCGAGACGGCCTCGTCGTGGGGGCGTCGGCTGCTGATCGGGGCGGTCCTGCTCTGGTTCGCGGCCCTGATCCTGATCCCCGGCGGGGCCCTGGTGAGGCAGGCGCTCGCGGGCGGCTGGAAGCCCCTGGTCGCGGCCCTGGGCGAGCCGGCCGTGCGGCGGGCCTTCGCGATGTCGCTGGGGATCACCCTGGTCGCCACGGTCGTCAACACGATCTTCGGCATCGCCATGGCGCTCGTCCTGGTCCGCCAGCGGTTCTTCGGCCGGGCCCTGGTCGACGGCATGGTCGACATGCCGTTCGCCGTCTCGCCGATCGTGGCCGGGCTGATGCTGATCGTCCTGTACGGCCCCGACACCGCGGTCGGCGGCTGGCTGGAGTCGCGGGGGTTCCCGGTCATCTACGCCCTCCCGGGGATGATCCTGGCGACGATGTTCGTGACGGTCCCGTTCGTGGTCCGCGAGCTGGTGCCGATCCTGCGCGAGCTGGGCGACGAGTACGAGCAGGCCGCGCACACGCTGGGGGCGGGCCGCTGGCGGACCTTCTGGAGCGTGACCCTGCCGTCGATCCGCTGGGGCGTGGCCTACGGCGTGACCCTGACGGTCGCCCGCTGCCTGGGCGAGTTCGGGGCCGTGCTGGTGGTCTCGGGCAACGTCATCGGCCACACCCAGACGGCGACGCTCTACATCGCCGAGGGGATCGACAGCTTCCACGCCGAGGGCGCCTACGCCGCGAGCCTCGTGCTGGCCGCCGCGTCGTTCGTGCTGCTGGTGGGGATGGACCTCGTCCGGGTCCGCCTGGAAGGGGCCAAGGAGGTGGAACCGTGA
- the cysT gene encoding sulfate ABC transporter permease subunit CysT, whose amino-acid sequence MAASIARRRPHPGLILRGGSLAYLGVMVVLPMLAMTWQAVQPGPRAFWAAVAEPYAWHALKLTFVTAFIMVLVGAVTGTATAWVLVRYEFPGRNLVNALIDLPFAVPTVVTGVMLVALYGPDSVVGAIMGKAGWKVIYDQPGIILALLFVTYPFVIRSVQPVLLGLDKAEEEAAATLGAGPWTTFLRVTLPTLWPSILTGSALSFSRALGEYGSVVMVAGNQPLLTKTAPIYVFGEIESGNRHGALAVSAVLLGSSLLILIILNALQRRGEIHDAA is encoded by the coding sequence ATGGCCGCCAGCATCGCCCGACGTCGGCCGCACCCGGGCCTGATCCTCCGGGGCGGGAGCCTCGCCTACCTGGGGGTCATGGTCGTCCTGCCGATGCTGGCGATGACCTGGCAGGCGGTCCAGCCCGGCCCCCGCGCCTTCTGGGCGGCCGTCGCCGAGCCCTACGCCTGGCACGCCCTCAAGCTGACCTTCGTCACGGCCTTCATCATGGTCCTCGTCGGGGCGGTCACCGGCACGGCCACGGCCTGGGTGCTCGTCCGCTACGAGTTCCCGGGCCGGAACCTGGTCAACGCCCTGATCGACCTGCCGTTCGCCGTTCCGACCGTCGTCACCGGGGTCATGCTGGTCGCGCTCTACGGGCCCGACAGCGTCGTCGGGGCGATCATGGGGAAGGCCGGATGGAAGGTCATCTACGACCAGCCGGGGATCATCCTGGCGCTCCTCTTCGTGACCTACCCGTTCGTGATCCGCAGCGTCCAGCCCGTGCTCCTGGGGCTGGACAAGGCCGAGGAAGAGGCCGCCGCGACCCTCGGCGCGGGGCCCTGGACGACCTTCCTCCGCGTGACGCTCCCCACGCTCTGGCCCTCGATCCTGACCGGCTCGGCGCTCTCGTTCAGCCGGGCGCTCGGCGAGTACGGCAGCGTCGTGATGGTCGCGGGCAACCAGCCGCTGCTGACCAAGACGGCCCCGATCTACGTCTTCGGCGAGATCGAGAGCGGCAACCGCCACGGGGCGCTGGCCGTCTCGGCGGTGCTCCTGGGCTCGTCGCTCCTGATCCTCATCATCCTCAACGCGCTCCAGCGCCGGGGGGAGATCCATGACGCGGCCTGA
- a CDS encoding sulfate ABC transporter substrate-binding protein encodes MEFRTPRPARLGLPALALFALAGCGGEPVPKADALKIGAYSVVKEVFHEGLIPAFAAKWKAQTGREPEFEESYNASGAQARSIASGFDADVAALSHSGDMELLVKAGKVAPGWREGPYKGILSNSLVVVGHREGNPKSIHDWADLAKPGLGVLYPDPKTSGGARWNINAIYGAALLEARAKDPANPDLAAVRDRLAKVQANVVNMDQSGRQSMANFVKSQNADAVVTYENELLLRAKEGEAIPYVVPPSTLLIESPVALVGPSVAKHGNEALAKAFLEFLLSAEGQKIFAAYGFRPVNPEAKDAVAGRPEPAHVFTTDDLGGWAKLEEELYSTNGLWSTIAAQAVQNRGK; translated from the coding sequence ATGGAGTTTCGCACCCCCCGCCCCGCCCGGCTCGGCCTCCCGGCCCTGGCCCTCTTCGCCCTGGCCGGCTGCGGCGGCGAGCCCGTCCCGAAGGCCGACGCGCTGAAGATCGGCGCCTACTCGGTCGTCAAGGAGGTCTTCCACGAGGGCCTCATCCCCGCCTTCGCCGCCAAATGGAAGGCCCAGACCGGGCGCGAGCCCGAGTTCGAGGAGTCGTACAACGCCTCGGGCGCGCAGGCCCGCTCGATCGCCTCCGGCTTCGACGCCGACGTCGCGGCGCTCTCGCACTCGGGCGACATGGAGCTGCTCGTCAAGGCCGGCAAGGTCGCCCCCGGCTGGAGAGAGGGGCCGTACAAGGGGATCCTCAGCAACAGCCTCGTCGTCGTCGGCCACCGCGAGGGGAACCCCAAGTCGATCCACGACTGGGCCGACCTGGCCAAGCCCGGCTTGGGCGTGCTCTATCCCGACCCCAAGACCTCGGGCGGCGCCCGCTGGAACATCAACGCCATCTACGGGGCCGCCCTGCTCGAGGCCCGCGCCAAGGACCCGGCCAACCCCGACCTCGCCGCCGTCCGCGACCGGCTGGCGAAGGTGCAGGCCAACGTCGTCAACATGGACCAGTCGGGCCGCCAGAGCATGGCCAACTTCGTCAAGTCGCAGAACGCCGACGCCGTGGTCACCTATGAGAACGAGCTGCTGCTGCGGGCCAAGGAGGGCGAGGCGATCCCCTACGTCGTCCCCCCCTCGACGCTCCTGATCGAGAGCCCCGTGGCCCTCGTCGGGCCGTCGGTCGCCAAGCACGGCAACGAGGCCCTGGCCAAGGCGTTTCTCGAGTTCCTGCTCTCGGCCGAGGGCCAGAAGATCTTCGCCGCGTACGGCTTCCGGCCCGTGAACCCCGAGGCCAAGGACGCCGTCGCCGGCCGTCCCGAGCCCGCCCACGTGTTCACGACCGACGACCTCGGCGGCTGGGCGAAGCTCGAAGAAGAGCTGTATTCCACGAACGGCCTCTGGTCGACCATCGCCGCCCAGGCCGTGCAGAATCGGGGGAAGTGA